The genomic region TGAACGGTTACAGGATTTGAAGTTATGGAGATTTTTAATCGGTCTGAGCAAAGAGTAGTCTTATTTCTTATTGCCTCAGCATTAATTGCCTCCGGGATTTTAATAGTAACGCATATCCAGGGAGAAAACGCACTCTCTAAGATTGAGGTCGTGCATTCTGCCTTTGAGGTTTTTTCAGAAGAAACAATACCAGATAAAGTCAATATAAATACTGCTTCATTAGAAGATCTGATGACTTTACCCAGGATTGGAAGTGTAACTTCAAATAGGATTGTTGAGTATAGAAGGATGCATGGCAAGTTTAAATCGGTCGAAGAAATAACTAAGGTTAAAGGGGTTGGTAAAAAAAACTTTGAAAAGATTAGGGGATTGATAACCGTAGGTAATGTAGAAAAATTTGCCTCTATCACCGTAACATTAAAGGAAAGAAAGAGAGATTCTTCTTCCTTAAAAAAACATCGAGCTATTGATGTTGGCTCTATAACAGTAGAAGGAAGTAAATGTCTATCAGAGAAGTTGAAAATCAATCTAAATACTGCCTCTATCGAAGAACTTGATAAATTACCCGGCATTGGTTCTGACATAGCCAACAGAATTATCGAATATCGAAATATACAGGGGGAGTTTTCATCAATTGAAGATATAACTAAGGTAAAAGGGATTGGGCAAAAGACATTTGAGAAGATAAAAGAGATGATAACAGTAGATAAGGAGAATTTGTAACTCAGATTTTATCCGAAAGCATTCATTATATTAGGGCTTCACGAAATTAAAAATTGGTAACTGGTAACTAATTATTGGTAATTGGTAACCAATTACCAGTTACCAATTACCAAATATAAAGAGGTGGAATTACCTTGAAGTTATTAACCTTTTTGCTTATTGTTTCCTGGCTTAATTTCACAAGTTGTGCAGGCACAAGACCATATCAGGTGAATAACTTTTTTATTGATGACGCTATACATAAGTTAAAAGAAAAACGGGTTGCTGTCTTACCTTTTGAGAATTTAACCAAAATAAAAGAGGCAACCCTTTTAGTTACAGATGAATTTAATCTACAGTTAGGGAAGATTGGACAGTTTGATTTAGTAGAAAGGATAAAGGTAGAAGAACTTTTTAAAGAACAGGATTTTTGCAAAGATAGGATTGATGAGGCAACTGCGGTTAAAATTGGCAAGATGCTTGGTGCTCACGCCGTTATCTTAGGAGTAATTACTAAATATACACCTTATGGACAGGATAAACAAGTAGCCCAGGCACAACAACCTTCACCACCAGTTATCATCGGAGACCATCGCTGTCATAAAGATAAAGAAGAAGATGATGAAGATGACTGGTTAGATACTATCATCGTTATCGGAGCGGTAGTTAGTGTTGTAGGTATTCTTTACATCCTTTTCCTTCAACCATCTGCGGAAGCAGGAATTAGTGTGAGGATGATTGATGTCGAAACAGGACAACAACTATGGCAAGCAAGAGATACTTTTAAAGGGAATAGACCATCTTTGAAAACATTAGTTAAGACAAGAGAAGAACGCAAGAGATTACGGAAAGATATTGATTTTTTAACTCAACATCTTTGCCAGAAATTAGCCGAAACTTTATTGATAAAATGAAAATCAAGGGAGGTTTAAAAATGGCTCAGCAGATAAAGAAAAAAATTTTCTCTCCAGATATTCAAAAGGCTATTAATTCATGGAAGGCTACTTGTGAAACCCTTTGTGACCATCAATTACTTAAGGATATAAAAGAGGGATTAGAGGATATTAAAACTGGAAAAGTCAGTCGGGTTTGGGATGATATTAAAAGATGTTCGAAGTAATCTGGACAAATAAGGCAAAAAAGTATTATGAAAAACTAAACAGAGATTTTCAAGAAAGATTTGAGAAGATGTTGGATATTCTGGAGGTAACGCCTTTTTATTATGGAAAATCTATAAAGAAACTAACAGGAGCATTAGAGGGCTTTTATCGGTTTAGAATAGGGAAATTAAGAGTCTTCTACATCATAGATACAAAGAATAAGAATGTTATTATAACTAATATGGATACAAGAGGAGATATTTACTAAAATCAAAGGAGGTAACTAAAGATGATTAAAGAGGCAATTGCAAAGGTTGTTCAAAATCAAAACCTAACGCAAGAAGAAACTGTAACCGTGATGAATGAAATTATGTCAGGCCAGGCATCGGATGCCCAAATTGCCAGTTTTATCACCGCATTACGCATGAAAGGTGAAACAGTAGATGAAATTACCGGTGCGGCTTGGGTGATGCGAGAAAAGGTTACCAGAATAAATGTCGAAGGTGATGTGGTAGATACCTGCGGCACGGGTGGAGATGGATTACATACATTTAATATCTCGACTATCTCTGCCTTTGTCGTTGCCGGAGCAGGAATTAAGGTAGCTAAACACGGTAATAAATCCGTTTCCTCAAAATGTGGTAGTGCAGATTTATTGACAGGTTTTGGAATAAATATTGAGGTATTACCTGAGGTGATAGAAAAATGTATTAAAGAGGTTGGAATTGCCTTTTTATTCGCTCCTAAACTCCATCTGGCAATGAAATATGCCATTGGTCCGCGAAGAGAAATTGGCATTAGAACCATCTTTAATATCCTGGGACCTTTGACTAACCCTGCCGGGGCTAAACGACAACTTTTAGGTGTTTATGATGAAAATCTAACCGAAACTTTAGCTAATGTTTTGAAAAATCTTGGTAGTAAGCGAGTATTTGTCGTTCATGGCGAAGAAGGGGTGGATGAAATATCTATTACCGGTCGAACTAAAATAAGTGAATTAAAAAAAGACGGAAACATCTCTACTTACTGGATTACTCCAGAGGATTTTGGGCTAAAACGAGCCTCCATAGACGAAATTAAAGGCGGTGAGACTCAAAAGAATTTAGAAATGGCATTAGCCGTGTTAAAAGGAAAAGATGGGGCAAGAAGGGATGTTGTCTTATTAAATTCTGCCTTTGGTATTATGGCTGGTGATAAAGCAAATACCGTTGAGGAAGGAATTGAGTTAGCTAAAAAATCCATTGATTCAGGATTGGCATTAGAAAAGTTAGAAAGGTTAAAGGAATTTACTTCACAATGATTCTAAAAGAAATACTTAAAGAGAAAAAAATAGAAATAGAAAAAAGAAAAATAATCAAGCCTATGGCAGAGATGAAAAAGATGGCTTACGATT from bacterium harbors:
- a CDS encoding helix-hairpin-helix domain-containing protein, whose translation is MEIFNRSEQRVVLFLIASALIASGILIVTHIQGENALSKIEVVHSAFEVFSEETIPDKVNINTASLEDLMTLPRIGSVTSNRIVEYRRMHGKFKSVEEITKVKGVGKKNFEKIRGLITVGNVEKFASITVTLKERKRDSSSLKKHRAIDVGSITVEGSKCLSEKLKINLNTASIEELDKLPGIGSDIANRIIEYRNIQGEFSSIEDITKVKGIGQKTFEKIKEMITVDKENL
- a CDS encoding CsgG/HfaB family protein, coding for MKLLTFLLIVSWLNFTSCAGTRPYQVNNFFIDDAIHKLKEKRVAVLPFENLTKIKEATLLVTDEFNLQLGKIGQFDLVERIKVEELFKEQDFCKDRIDEATAVKIGKMLGAHAVILGVITKYTPYGQDKQVAQAQQPSPPVIIGDHRCHKDKEEDDEDDWLDTIIVIGAVVSVVGILYILFLQPSAEAGISVRMIDVETGQQLWQARDTFKGNRPSLKTLVKTREERKRLRKDIDFLTQHLCQKLAETLLIK
- a CDS encoding type II toxin-antitoxin system RelE/ParE family toxin; protein product: MFEVIWTNKAKKYYEKLNRDFQERFEKMLDILEVTPFYYGKSIKKLTGALEGFYRFRIGKLRVFYIIDTKNKNVIITNMDTRGDIY
- the trpD gene encoding anthranilate phosphoribosyltransferase; translation: MIKEAIAKVVQNQNLTQEETVTVMNEIMSGQASDAQIASFITALRMKGETVDEITGAAWVMREKVTRINVEGDVVDTCGTGGDGLHTFNISTISAFVVAGAGIKVAKHGNKSVSSKCGSADLLTGFGINIEVLPEVIEKCIKEVGIAFLFAPKLHLAMKYAIGPRREIGIRTIFNILGPLTNPAGAKRQLLGVYDENLTETLANVLKNLGSKRVFVVHGEEGVDEISITGRTKISELKKDGNISTYWITPEDFGLKRASIDEIKGGETQKNLEMALAVLKGKDGARRDVVLLNSAFGIMAGDKANTVEEGIELAKKSIDSGLALEKLERLKEFTSQ